In Sphingomonas sp. LR60, the following are encoded in one genomic region:
- a CDS encoding M4 family metallopeptidase: MCSSNHRHSLHCILPPYILSKIAENGSPELRAMAVRSLLVDPTMRIVRASTAGPVTGAISRRRAAAGNILTPSPLRTIRDAGGEPEAPGAKVVRREGDAPTGDIAADEAYDGLGATFALYWEAYQRNSIDDAGMPLDATVHYDQDYDNAFWDGTQMVFGDGDGELFNRFTISLDVIGHELTHGVTEKEAGLAYFNQSGALNESISDVFGSLVKQHLLGQTADQADWLIGAELLTAKVKGVALRSMKAPGTAYDDPVLGKDPQPSHMDGFVRTNQDNGGVHINSGIPNRAFYLAATAIGGKAWDRAGQIWYNALLDPNTRPNTDFAGFARVTIDVAARLYGSGSAEATAVTEGWSAVGVI, encoded by the coding sequence ATGTGCAGCTCAAACCATCGTCATTCGCTTCATTGCATCCTGCCGCCCTACATCCTGTCGAAGATTGCCGAGAACGGCTCGCCCGAGCTGCGCGCGATGGCGGTCCGCAGCCTGCTGGTCGATCCGACCATGCGGATCGTCCGTGCCAGTACTGCCGGACCCGTCACCGGTGCGATTTCACGGCGACGCGCCGCGGCGGGCAACATCCTGACCCCGAGCCCGCTTCGGACGATCCGTGACGCAGGCGGCGAGCCGGAGGCGCCAGGTGCCAAGGTGGTGCGACGCGAGGGCGACGCGCCCACCGGCGATATCGCGGCCGACGAGGCTTATGACGGCCTTGGCGCGACGTTTGCGCTGTATTGGGAAGCCTATCAGCGCAACTCGATCGACGACGCGGGCATGCCGCTAGATGCCACGGTCCATTACGACCAGGACTATGACAATGCCTTTTGGGACGGCACCCAGATGGTGTTCGGCGACGGCGACGGCGAACTGTTCAACCGCTTCACCATCTCGCTCGACGTGATCGGCCACGAGCTGACCCACGGCGTCACCGAGAAGGAGGCGGGCCTCGCCTATTTCAACCAGTCGGGTGCGCTCAACGAGAGCATCTCGGACGTTTTCGGCAGCCTCGTGAAGCAGCATTTGCTCGGGCAGACCGCCGACCAGGCCGACTGGCTGATCGGCGCCGAGTTGCTGACCGCCAAGGTCAAAGGCGTTGCGCTTCGTTCGATGAAGGCGCCGGGCACCGCCTATGACGATCCCGTGCTGGGCAAGGATCCGCAGCCAAGCCATATGGACGGCTTCGTCCGCACCAATCAGGATAATGGTGGCGTCCACATCAACTCCGGCATTCCGAACCGAGCCTTCTATCTGGCCGCGACCGCGATCGGCGGAAAGGCATGGGACCGGGCCGGGCAAATCTGGTACAATGCGCTGCTGGACCCCAATACGAGGCCCAACACGGACTTCGCCGGCTTCGCCCGCGTCACCATCGACGTCGCGGCGCGTTTGTACGGCTCGGGCAGTGCCGAGGCGACCGCCGTCACCGAGGGCTGGAGCGCAGTTGGAGTGATCTGA
- a CDS encoding protealysin inhibitor emfourin has protein sequence MQTSKGCDETLTGEARVRIEGGLAHFPGLAKEQTVSFDDLATPERQEIASLADQADFFGCTPANDGARPDARTYTVCLTIAGRSRELRVAEPIRDPALAKLVSVVRRLSKQHASHR, from the coding sequence ATGCAGACGAGCAAGGGCTGTGACGAGACGCTGACGGGCGAGGCCCGCGTGCGGATCGAGGGCGGCCTTGCCCATTTCCCCGGGTTGGCGAAGGAGCAGACGGTATCGTTCGACGATCTTGCCACCCCGGAGCGCCAGGAGATCGCCAGCCTTGCCGATCAGGCAGATTTCTTCGGGTGCACGCCGGCAAACGACGGCGCGCGGCCGGATGCGCGCACCTATACGGTCTGCCTGACGATCGCCGGGCGCAGCCGCGAACTCCGCGTCGCCGAGCCGATCCGCGATCCCGCATTGGCCAAGCTTGTCTCGGTCGTCCGTCGCCTGAGCAAGCAGCACGCAAGCCACCGATGA
- a CDS encoding TonB-dependent receptor → MSKRFAAFLCATNMLAFSAPALAQTAATATPRATPEEAANDGLPEVIVTARRRAEDAQRVPVALSVVGGDLIDQSYTVNTQGLTTLIPTLNYSSANPRNTAFTIRGLGSSVVAVSQANDGLEPGVGFYVDQVYHARPATAAFDFADIEQVEELRGPQGTLFGKNTTAGALNITTRAPTFTREGFAELSYGDYNFVQAKGWASGPITDTIAYRISGVSTRRDGVIDNIRTGRDTNTLGTQAVRGQLLFKPDDTIQMRVIADFTNFQAYCCGQVYLRTGTSLRAANRQFGGPNGLAAQFGYTPASTNAYDRVTDIDGPLGVDTNEGGVSAITDWNLGLVTLTSVTAWRFWNWDAENDRDYTGIPVQLSQHIPSRQDQYSQELRLASNGTGPLSYVVGLYGFRQRLTGRPISIYGPAAARYLIGTSVVTGTAPNQVTTAVPSNLLDGYGQDGRTDFRSLSYAAFGEINYRFLDRLTATVGLRYTQEDKDGYYTTTVSGGPATTNTALINARLGVLRPQSYEVHDSDGSLSGRGNLAWQVTDTTMAYASYARGFKSGGINMSGLPLDSNNRPVLATAVVRPERNETYEIGLKNTLFDNRLIFNIDGFYTTVRDFQATVVENSLTQTVQLRGYLSNIPQVTVKGIEADATALILPGLSARTSVAYSDGEYTDYPAGPCPLEVQTAATTRCSLTGRRLASLPRFAITAGLDYQRPVGDGQVFVHVDTASRSGFNSDPSLSQFTYIRGYNLTNANIGYRFADGLELIVWARNLLDADYIQNLTIQAGNSGLIVGTPSDPRTIGGTIRFRM, encoded by the coding sequence ATGTCGAAGCGGTTCGCAGCGTTCCTTTGCGCCACCAATATGCTTGCGTTCAGCGCGCCTGCTCTCGCGCAGACCGCTGCCACGGCAACGCCCCGGGCGACGCCTGAAGAGGCTGCGAATGACGGTCTTCCCGAGGTCATCGTCACCGCACGCCGGCGGGCGGAGGATGCGCAGCGGGTGCCGGTCGCGCTATCGGTGGTGGGCGGCGACCTGATCGACCAGAGCTATACGGTCAACACGCAGGGGCTGACGACGCTGATCCCGACGCTGAACTACAGCTCGGCGAACCCGCGCAACACCGCCTTCACGATCCGCGGCCTCGGCTCCAGCGTCGTCGCGGTCAGCCAGGCCAATGACGGGCTGGAGCCGGGGGTCGGCTTCTATGTCGATCAGGTCTATCACGCCCGTCCCGCGACCGCCGCGTTCGACTTCGCCGATATCGAGCAGGTCGAGGAACTGCGCGGGCCGCAGGGCACGCTATTCGGCAAGAACACGACCGCGGGCGCGCTCAACATCACGACGCGCGCGCCGACCTTTACCCGCGAGGGCTTCGCCGAGCTGTCGTACGGCGACTATAATTTCGTGCAGGCGAAAGGCTGGGCGTCGGGACCGATCACCGACACGATCGCCTATCGCATCTCGGGCGTGTCGACGCGGCGGGACGGCGTGATCGATAACATCCGCACTGGCCGCGATACCAATACGCTCGGCACTCAGGCGGTGCGGGGGCAGTTGCTGTTCAAGCCCGACGACACGATCCAGATGCGCGTCATCGCCGACTTCACCAACTTCCAGGCCTATTGCTGTGGGCAGGTCTATCTGCGCACCGGCACCAGCCTGCGCGCCGCCAACCGCCAGTTCGGTGGGCCGAACGGCCTCGCCGCGCAATTCGGCTACACGCCTGCCAGCACGAACGCCTATGACCGCGTGACCGACATCGACGGGCCGCTCGGCGTCGACACCAACGAGGGCGGGGTCAGCGCGATCACCGACTGGAATCTGGGGCTGGTGACGCTGACGTCGGTCACGGCATGGCGCTTCTGGAATTGGGATGCGGAGAACGACCGCGACTATACCGGCATTCCGGTCCAGCTCTCGCAGCACATCCCGTCGCGGCAGGATCAGTATAGCCAGGAACTGCGCCTCGCCTCGAACGGCACCGGGCCGCTGTCTTATGTCGTCGGCCTGTACGGCTTCCGCCAGCGCCTGACGGGGCGGCCGATCAGCATCTACGGTCCTGCCGCTGCACGCTATCTGATCGGGACGAGCGTCGTCACCGGCACCGCGCCGAACCAGGTGACGACGGCGGTCCCGTCCAACCTGCTCGACGGCTATGGGCAGGACGGCCGCACCGACTTTCGCAGCCTCAGCTATGCCGCGTTTGGCGAGATTAATTACCGCTTCCTCGATCGCCTGACCGCGACGGTCGGCCTGCGCTACACGCAGGAGGACAAGGACGGATATTATACCACCACCGTGTCGGGCGGTCCGGCTACGACGAACACCGCGCTCATCAACGCACGGCTCGGCGTGCTGCGCCCACAAAGCTATGAGGTGCATGACAGCGACGGCAGCCTGTCGGGGCGCGGCAACCTGGCGTGGCAGGTGACCGACACGACGATGGCCTATGCAAGCTATGCGCGCGGCTTCAAGTCGGGCGGGATCAACATGTCGGGCCTGCCGCTCGACAGCAACAACCGGCCGGTGCTGGCGACCGCCGTGGTGCGGCCCGAACGCAACGAGACCTATGAGATCGGCCTGAAGAACACGCTGTTCGACAATCGCCTGATCTTCAACATCGACGGCTTCTACACCACGGTCCGCGACTTCCAGGCGACCGTCGTCGAGAACTCGCTGACCCAGACGGTGCAGCTGCGCGGCTACCTGTCCAACATCCCGCAGGTGACGGTGAAGGGGATCGAGGCGGACGCGACCGCCCTCATCCTGCCGGGCCTCAGCGCGCGCACCAGCGTCGCCTATTCGGACGGGGAATATACCGACTATCCCGCCGGCCCCTGCCCGCTGGAGGTACAGACCGCCGCCACCACGCGGTGCAGCCTGACCGGTCGTCGCCTTGCGTCGTTGCCGCGCTTCGCGATCACCGCCGGGCTGGATTACCAGCGGCCGGTCGGCGACGGGCAGGTCTTCGTCCATGTTGACACCGCCTCGCGCAGCGGCTTCAACAGCGACCCCAGCCTGTCGCAATTCACTTATATCCGCGGCTACAACCTGACCAATGCCAATATCGGCTATCGCTTCGCCGATGGGCTGGAACTCATCGTCTGGGCGCGCAACCTGCTCGACGCCGACTATATCCAGAACCTGACGATCCAGGCGGGCAATTCCGGCCTGATCGTCGGCACCCCCAGCGATCCGCGCACGATCGGCGGGACGATCCGCTTCCGCATGTGA
- a CDS encoding winged helix-turn-helix domain-containing protein, whose product MKLGPLWLKIQIACGDALAMGPGKADLLEAIIAEGSISGAGRALGMSYRRAWLLVDEMNRCFDPVLVETIKGGGRERGAKVSATGVAVLEAYREMEREAAAAADRPAYARLRTHLRAEPLPNAS is encoded by the coding sequence ATGAAGCTCGGCCCGCTCTGGCTCAAGATCCAGATCGCCTGCGGCGACGCGCTGGCGATGGGGCCGGGCAAGGCCGATCTGCTGGAAGCGATCATCGCCGAGGGGTCGATCAGCGGCGCAGGTCGCGCGCTCGGCATGAGCTATCGCCGCGCCTGGCTGCTGGTCGACGAAATGAACCGCTGCTTCGATCCGGTGCTGGTCGAGACGATCAAGGGTGGCGGTCGCGAGCGCGGCGCGAAGGTCAGCGCGACCGGCGTCGCCGTCCTCGAAGCCTATCGCGAGATGGAGCGGGAGGCCGCCGCAGCCGCCGATCGTCCTGCTTATGCCCGCCTCCGCACGCATCTTCGCGCCGAGCCGCTCCCGAACGCCTCCTAG
- a CDS encoding TOBE domain-containing protein — MKISARNQIAGTIVAITPGAVNGSIKVDIGGGNIVTASITEEAIADLGLATGETVTVIIKASDVMIGK; from the coding sequence GTGAAGATCAGTGCGCGTAACCAGATCGCCGGAACCATCGTCGCGATCACGCCCGGGGCCGTAAACGGGTCGATCAAGGTCGATATCGGGGGCGGCAATATCGTCACCGCCAGCATCACCGAGGAGGCCATCGCCGACCTCGGGCTGGCGACCGGCGAGACCGTCACCGTCATCATCAAGGCCAGCGACGTGATGATCGGCAAGTAA
- a CDS encoding M24 family metallopeptidase, producing MRDTRSEEAVRRQQLVDAENRALALLDRIEAEGYLQAGRTEREVERDILTLAEREFGIEKHWHKRIVRAGANTLATARDNPPIRTIAGDDVVFLDLGPVFEEWEADVGRTYAIGNDARKQALCRELPRQFDLVRARFLSDPDITGDALYAFACQSAEEAGWRFGGHIAGHIVAEFPHARLPGAKQLNHISPGNPDRLRDPDGNGAARHWILEIHLVDPDGRYGGFYERLMLDDVPAAAGDHQIAR from the coding sequence ATGCGAGATACGCGATCCGAAGAAGCCGTCCGGCGGCAGCAATTGGTGGACGCCGAAAATCGCGCGCTCGCCCTGCTCGATCGTATCGAGGCGGAGGGATATCTTCAGGCCGGAAGGACCGAGCGGGAGGTGGAACGCGACATTCTCACGCTGGCGGAGCGCGAGTTCGGCATCGAGAAGCACTGGCACAAGCGGATCGTCCGGGCAGGCGCGAACACGCTGGCGACCGCGAGGGACAATCCGCCCATCCGGACCATTGCAGGCGACGATGTGGTCTTCCTCGATCTCGGGCCGGTATTCGAGGAATGGGAGGCCGACGTTGGCCGAACCTATGCAATAGGAAACGATGCGCGGAAGCAGGCGCTATGCCGTGAACTGCCCCGCCAGTTCGATCTGGTTCGCGCCCGCTTCCTGTCCGACCCCGATATCACCGGCGACGCCCTATATGCCTTCGCCTGCCAATCGGCCGAGGAAGCGGGATGGCGGTTCGGCGGCCATATCGCCGGGCACATCGTCGCGGAGTTTCCGCACGCACGTCTGCCCGGCGCGAAGCAGCTCAATCACATCAGCCCGGGAAACCCCGACCGCCTGCGCGATCCTGACGGCAACGGCGCCGCGCGACACTGGATACTGGAAATCCATCTGGTCGATCCGGATGGCCGATATGGCGGCTTCTACGAGCGCTTGATGCTGGACGATGTCCCTGCCGCGGCAGGGGATCACCAGATCGCTCGATAG